The Meriones unguiculatus strain TT.TT164.6M chromosome 9, Bangor_MerUng_6.1, whole genome shotgun sequence genome window below encodes:
- the Rbm26 gene encoding RNA-binding protein 26 isoform X2: MVSKMIIENFEALKSWLSKTLEPICDADPSALAKYVLALVKKDKSEKELKALCIDQLDVFLQKETQIFVEKLFDAVNTKSYLPPPEQPSSGSLKVDFLQHQEKDIKKEELTKEEEREKKFSRRLNHSPPQSSSRYRDNRSRDERKKDDRSRKRDYDRNPPRRDSYRDRYNRRRGRSRSYSRSRSRSWSKERLRDRDRDRSRTRSRSRTRSRERDLVKPKYDLDRTDPLENNYTPVSSVSNISSGHYPVPTLSSTITVIAPTHHGNNTTESWSEFHEDQVDHNSYVRPPMPKKRCRDYDEKGFCMRGDMCPFDHGSDPVVVEDVNLPGMLPFPAQPPVVEGPPPPGLPPPPPILTPPPVNLRPPVPPPGPLPPSLPPVTGPPPPLPPLQPSGMDAPPNSATSSVPTVVTTGIHHQPPPAPPSLFTADTYDTDGYNPEAPSITNTSRPMYRHRVHAQRPNLIGLTSGDMDLPPREKPPNKSSMRIVVDSESRKRTIGSGEPGVSTKKTWFDKPNFNRTNSPGFQKKVQFGNENTKLELRKVPPELNNISKLNEHFSRFGTLVNLQVAYNGDPEGALIQFATYEEAKKAISSTEAVLNNRFIKVYWHREGATQQLQTTSPKVIQPLVQQPILPVVKQSVKERLGPVPSGTIEPAEAQSAASDLPQNVTKLSVKDRLGFVSKPSVSATEKVLSTSTGLTKTVYNPAALKAAQKTLLVSAPAVDNNEAQKKKQEALKLQQDVRKRKQEILEKHIETQKMLISKLEKNKTMKSEDKAEIMKTLEVLTKNITKLKDEVKSTSPGRCLPKSIKTKTQMQKELLDTELDLYKKMQAGEEVTELRRKYTELQLEAAKRGILSSGRGRGIHTRGRGAAHGRGRARGRGRGVPGHAVVDHRPRALEISAFTESDREDLLPHFAQYGEIEDCQIDDASLHAIITFKTRAEAEAAAIHGARFKGQDLKLAWNKPILNISAVETEEVEPDEEEFQEESLVDDSLLQDDDEEEEDNESRSWRR; encoded by the exons ctgtgATGCCGATCCATCAGCCCTAGCAAAATATGTTTTGGCTCTGGTAAAGAAAGACAAAAGTGAAAAAGAATTAAAGGCATTATGCATTGATCAACTTGATGTATTTCTTCAGAAAG agacGCAAATATTTGTGGAAAAACTTTTTGATGCTGTGAATACAAAGAGTTATCTACCTCCTCCAGAGCAGCCGTCATCAGGAAGCCTGAAGGTAGACTTTCTTCAGCACcaagaaaaagatataaaaaaagaagag ctgACAAAGGAGGAAGAGCGAGAGAAGAAGTTTTCCAGAAGGCTGAATCACAGTCCTCCCCAGTCAAGCTCCCGATACAGAGACAATAG aagcCGTGATGAGAGGAAAAAAGATGATCGTTCTCGAAAAAGAGATTATGATCGAAACCCTCCTCGAAGAGATTCATACAGAGACCGGTATAATAGAAGGCGAGGGAGAAGCCGCAGTTACAGCCGGAGTCGAAGTCGAAGCTGGAGTAAAGAGAGGCTTCGTGACAGGGATAGAGATCGAAGCAGGACAAGGAGCAGAAGCAGAACTCGAAGCAGGG AAAGGGACCTCGTGAAACCTAAATATGACCTGGATAGAACAGATCCATTAGAAAATAATTATACACCAGTCTCTTCAGTATCTAATATTTCATCTGGCCATTATCCAGTACCTACTTTGAGCAGCACCATTACTGTAATTGCTCCTACTCATCATGGTAATAACACTACCGAAAGTTGGTCTGAATTTCATGAAGACCAGGTAGATCACAACTCTTACGTAAGGCCACCAATGCCAAAGAAGCGCTGTAGAGATTATGATG AAAAGGGGTTTTGTATGAGAGGAGATATGTGTCCTTTTGATCATGGAAGTGACCCAGTAGTGGTAGAAGATGTGAATCTGCCTGGCATGCTGCCTTTCCCAGCACAGCCACCTGTAGTTGAAGGACCGCCTCCTCCTGGGCTGCCTCCGCCGCCTCCAATTCTCACACCCCCACCTGTGAATCTTAGACCTCCTGTGCCCCCTCCAGGTCCATTACCACCCAGTCTGCCACCTGTCACAG GAccacctcctccacttcctcctctgcaGCCATCTGGCATGGATGCACCACCCAACTCTGCGACCAGCTCTGTCCCTACTGTAGTGACAACTGGCATTCATCACCAGCCGCCTCCTGCTCCACCCTCTCTTTTTACTGCAG ATACATATGATACAGATGGCTACAATCCTGAAGCCCCAAGCATAACAAACACTTCCAGGCCTATGTATAGACACAGAGTGCATGCACAAAGACCTAACTTGATAGGACTAACATCAGGGGACATGGATTTACCACCCAGAG AAAAGCCTCCTAATAAAAGCAGTATGAGAATAGTAGTGGATTCAGAGTCAAGGAAAAGAACCATTGGATCTGGGGAACCTGGAGTTTCTACAAAGAAGACGTGGTTTGATAA ACCAAATTTTAATAGGACAAACAGTCCAGGTTTTCAGAAGAAGGTTCAATTTGgaaatgaaaatactaaacttgaACTTAGGAAAGTTCCTCCAGAATTAAATAACATCAGCAAGCTCAATGAACATTTTAGTCGATTTGGAACATTGGTTAACTTACAG GTTGCCTATAATGGTGATCCTGAAGGTGCCCTTATCCAATTTGCAACATATgaggaagcaaagaaagcaaTCTCAAGTACAGAAGCAGTATTAAATAATCGCTTTATTAAGGTTTATTGGCATAGAGAAGGAGCTACTCAGCAGTTACAGACTACTTCACCAAAG gTAATACAACCATTAGTCCAGCAGCCCATTTTACCTGTTGTGAAGCAGTCAGTCAAAGAGCGATTGGGTCCTGTACCTTCAGGTACTATTGAACCGGCGGAAGCCCAGAGTGCTGCTTCAGACCTTCCCCAG aatgTAACTAAGTTATCTGTGAAGGACAGGTTGGGTTTTGTATCAAAGCCATCTGTTTCAGCAACTGAAAAG GTGTTGTCTACATCTACTGGCCTCACAAAAACGGTGTATAATCCAGCTGCTTTGAAGGCTGCACAAAAAACTCTCCTAGTTTCTGCCCCTGCAGTTGATAATAATGaagcacagaaaaagaaacag GAGGCACTGAAACTTCAGCAAGATGTAAGAAAAAGGAAGCAAGAAATTTTAGAAAAGCACATTGAAACACAGAAG ATGCTAATTTCAAaactagagaaaaacaaaacaatgaagtcTGAAGATAAAgcagaaataatgaaaacattagAGGTTTTGACAAAAAATATTACCAAGTTGAAAGATGAGGTCAAATCTACATCTCCTGGACGCTGTCTTCCAAAAAGCATAAAAACAAAGACTCAg ATGCAGAAAGAATTGCTTGACACAGAATTGGATTTATATAAGAAGATGCAGGCTGGAGAAGAAGTCACTGAACTTagaagaaaatatacagaattaCAGCTGGAA GCTGCTAAAAGAGGAATTCTTTCATCTGGCCGCGGTAGAGGAATCCATACACGAGGTCGAGGGGCAGCTCATGGCCGGGGCAGGGCCAGAGGTCGAGGACGAGGTGTGCCTGGACATGCTGTGGTGGATCACCGGCCCAGAGCATTGGAGATATCAGCGTTTACAGAGAGTGATAGAGAAGATCTTCTTCCTCACTTTGCG CAATATGGTGAAATTGAGGATTGTCAGATTGATGATGCTTCACTTCATGCGATAATTACATTCAAGACAAGAGCAGAAGCAGAAGCT
- the Rbm26 gene encoding RNA-binding protein 26 isoform X3: protein MVSKMIIENFEALKSWLSKTLEPICDADPSALAKYVLALVKKDKSEKELKALCIDQLDVFLQKETQIFVEKLFDAVNTKSYLPPPEQPSSGSLKVDFLQHQEKDIKKEELTKEEEREKKFSRRLNHSPPQSSSRYRDNRSRDERKKDDRSRKRDYDRNPPRRDSYRDRYNRRRGRSRSYSRSRSRSWSKERLRDRDRDRSRTRSRSRTRSRERDLVKPKYDLDRTDPLENNYTPVSSVSNISSGHYPVPTLSSTITVIAPTHHGNNTTESWSEFHEDQVDHNSYVRPPMPKKRCRDYDEKGFCMRGDMCPFDHGSDPVVVEDVNLPGMLPFPAQPPVVEGPPPPGLPPPPPILTPPPVNLRPPVPPPGPLPPSLPPVTGPPPPLPPLQPSGMDAPPNSATSSVPTVVTTGIHHQPPPAPPSLFTAVFVLPDTYDTDGYNPEAPSITNTSRPMYRHRVHAQRPNLIGLTSGDMDLPPREKPPNKSSMRIVVDSESRKRTIGSGEPGVSTKKTWFDKPNFNRTNSPGFQKKVQFGNENTKLELRKVPPELNNISKLNEHFSRFGTLVNLQVAYNGDPEGALIQFATYEEAKKAISSTEAVLNNRFIKVYWHREGATQQLQTTSPKVIQPLVQQPILPVVKQSVKERLGPVPSGTIEPAEAQSAASDLPQNVTKLSVKDRLGFVSKPSVSATEKVLSTSTGLTKTVYNPAALKAAQKTLLVSAPAVDNNEAQKKKQEALKLQQDVRKRKQEILEKHIETQKMLISKLEKNKTMKSEDKAEIMKTLEVLTKNITKLKDEVKSTSPGRCLPKSIKTKTQMQKELLDTELDLYKKMQAGEEVTELRRKYTELQLEAAKRGILSSGRGRGIHTRGRGAAHGRGRARGRGRGVPGHAVVDHRPRALEISAFTESDREDLLPHFAQYGEIEDCQIDDASLHAIITFKTRAEAEAAAIHGARFKGQDLKLAWNKPILNISAVETEEVEPDEEEQRESITA, encoded by the exons ctgtgATGCCGATCCATCAGCCCTAGCAAAATATGTTTTGGCTCTGGTAAAGAAAGACAAAAGTGAAAAAGAATTAAAGGCATTATGCATTGATCAACTTGATGTATTTCTTCAGAAAG agacGCAAATATTTGTGGAAAAACTTTTTGATGCTGTGAATACAAAGAGTTATCTACCTCCTCCAGAGCAGCCGTCATCAGGAAGCCTGAAGGTAGACTTTCTTCAGCACcaagaaaaagatataaaaaaagaagag ctgACAAAGGAGGAAGAGCGAGAGAAGAAGTTTTCCAGAAGGCTGAATCACAGTCCTCCCCAGTCAAGCTCCCGATACAGAGACAATAG aagcCGTGATGAGAGGAAAAAAGATGATCGTTCTCGAAAAAGAGATTATGATCGAAACCCTCCTCGAAGAGATTCATACAGAGACCGGTATAATAGAAGGCGAGGGAGAAGCCGCAGTTACAGCCGGAGTCGAAGTCGAAGCTGGAGTAAAGAGAGGCTTCGTGACAGGGATAGAGATCGAAGCAGGACAAGGAGCAGAAGCAGAACTCGAAGCAGGG AAAGGGACCTCGTGAAACCTAAATATGACCTGGATAGAACAGATCCATTAGAAAATAATTATACACCAGTCTCTTCAGTATCTAATATTTCATCTGGCCATTATCCAGTACCTACTTTGAGCAGCACCATTACTGTAATTGCTCCTACTCATCATGGTAATAACACTACCGAAAGTTGGTCTGAATTTCATGAAGACCAGGTAGATCACAACTCTTACGTAAGGCCACCAATGCCAAAGAAGCGCTGTAGAGATTATGATG AAAAGGGGTTTTGTATGAGAGGAGATATGTGTCCTTTTGATCATGGAAGTGACCCAGTAGTGGTAGAAGATGTGAATCTGCCTGGCATGCTGCCTTTCCCAGCACAGCCACCTGTAGTTGAAGGACCGCCTCCTCCTGGGCTGCCTCCGCCGCCTCCAATTCTCACACCCCCACCTGTGAATCTTAGACCTCCTGTGCCCCCTCCAGGTCCATTACCACCCAGTCTGCCACCTGTCACAG GAccacctcctccacttcctcctctgcaGCCATCTGGCATGGATGCACCACCCAACTCTGCGACCAGCTCTGTCCCTACTGTAGTGACAACTGGCATTCATCACCAGCCGCCTCCTGCTCCACCCTCTCTTTTTACTGCAG TTTTTGTGTTACCAGATACATATGATACAGATGGCTACAATCCTGAAGCCCCAAGCATAACAAACACTTCCAGGCCTATGTATAGACACAGAGTGCATGCACAAAGACCTAACTTGATAGGACTAACATCAGGGGACATGGATTTACCACCCAGAG AAAAGCCTCCTAATAAAAGCAGTATGAGAATAGTAGTGGATTCAGAGTCAAGGAAAAGAACCATTGGATCTGGGGAACCTGGAGTTTCTACAAAGAAGACGTGGTTTGATAA ACCAAATTTTAATAGGACAAACAGTCCAGGTTTTCAGAAGAAGGTTCAATTTGgaaatgaaaatactaaacttgaACTTAGGAAAGTTCCTCCAGAATTAAATAACATCAGCAAGCTCAATGAACATTTTAGTCGATTTGGAACATTGGTTAACTTACAG GTTGCCTATAATGGTGATCCTGAAGGTGCCCTTATCCAATTTGCAACATATgaggaagcaaagaaagcaaTCTCAAGTACAGAAGCAGTATTAAATAATCGCTTTATTAAGGTTTATTGGCATAGAGAAGGAGCTACTCAGCAGTTACAGACTACTTCACCAAAG gTAATACAACCATTAGTCCAGCAGCCCATTTTACCTGTTGTGAAGCAGTCAGTCAAAGAGCGATTGGGTCCTGTACCTTCAGGTACTATTGAACCGGCGGAAGCCCAGAGTGCTGCTTCAGACCTTCCCCAG aatgTAACTAAGTTATCTGTGAAGGACAGGTTGGGTTTTGTATCAAAGCCATCTGTTTCAGCAACTGAAAAG GTGTTGTCTACATCTACTGGCCTCACAAAAACGGTGTATAATCCAGCTGCTTTGAAGGCTGCACAAAAAACTCTCCTAGTTTCTGCCCCTGCAGTTGATAATAATGaagcacagaaaaagaaacag GAGGCACTGAAACTTCAGCAAGATGTAAGAAAAAGGAAGCAAGAAATTTTAGAAAAGCACATTGAAACACAGAAG ATGCTAATTTCAAaactagagaaaaacaaaacaatgaagtcTGAAGATAAAgcagaaataatgaaaacattagAGGTTTTGACAAAAAATATTACCAAGTTGAAAGATGAGGTCAAATCTACATCTCCTGGACGCTGTCTTCCAAAAAGCATAAAAACAAAGACTCAg ATGCAGAAAGAATTGCTTGACACAGAATTGGATTTATATAAGAAGATGCAGGCTGGAGAAGAAGTCACTGAACTTagaagaaaatatacagaattaCAGCTGGAA GCTGCTAAAAGAGGAATTCTTTCATCTGGCCGCGGTAGAGGAATCCATACACGAGGTCGAGGGGCAGCTCATGGCCGGGGCAGGGCCAGAGGTCGAGGACGAGGTGTGCCTGGACATGCTGTGGTGGATCACCGGCCCAGAGCATTGGAGATATCAGCGTTTACAGAGAGTGATAGAGAAGATCTTCTTCCTCACTTTGCG CAATATGGTGAAATTGAGGATTGTCAGATTGATGATGCTTCACTTCATGCGATAATTACATTCAAGACAAGAGCAGAAGCAGAAGCT
- the Rbm26 gene encoding RNA-binding protein 26 isoform X1 yields MVSKMIIENFEALKSWLSKTLEPICDADPSALAKYVLALVKKDKSEKELKALCIDQLDVFLQKETQIFVEKLFDAVNTKSYLPPPEQPSSGSLKVDFLQHQEKDIKKEELTKEEEREKKFSRRLNHSPPQSSSRYRDNRSRDERKKDDRSRKRDYDRNPPRRDSYRDRYNRRRGRSRSYSRSRSRSWSKERLRDRDRDRSRTRSRSRTRSRERDLVKPKYDLDRTDPLENNYTPVSSVSNISSGHYPVPTLSSTITVIAPTHHGNNTTESWSEFHEDQVDHNSYVRPPMPKKRCRDYDEKGFCMRGDMCPFDHGSDPVVVEDVNLPGMLPFPAQPPVVEGPPPPGLPPPPPILTPPPVNLRPPVPPPGPLPPSLPPVTGPPPPLPPLQPSGMDAPPNSATSSVPTVVTTGIHHQPPPAPPSLFTAVFVLPDTYDTDGYNPEAPSITNTSRPMYRHRVHAQRPNLIGLTSGDMDLPPREKPPNKSSMRIVVDSESRKRTIGSGEPGVSTKKTWFDKPNFNRTNSPGFQKKVQFGNENTKLELRKVPPELNNISKLNEHFSRFGTLVNLQVAYNGDPEGALIQFATYEEAKKAISSTEAVLNNRFIKVYWHREGATQQLQTTSPKVIQPLVQQPILPVVKQSVKERLGPVPSGTIEPAEAQSAASDLPQNVTKLSVKDRLGFVSKPSVSATEKVLSTSTGLTKTVYNPAALKAAQKTLLVSAPAVDNNEAQKKKQEALKLQQDVRKRKQEILEKHIETQKMLISKLEKNKTMKSEDKAEIMKTLEVLTKNITKLKDEVKSTSPGRCLPKSIKTKTQMQKELLDTELDLYKKMQAGEEVTELRRKYTELQLEAAKRGILSSGRGRGIHTRGRGAAHGRGRARGRGRGVPGHAVVDHRPRALEISAFTESDREDLLPHFAQYGEIEDCQIDDASLHAIITFKTRAEAEAAAIHGARFKGQDLKLAWNKPILNISAVETEEVEPDEEEFQEESLVDDSLLQDDDEEEEDNESRSWRR; encoded by the exons ctgtgATGCCGATCCATCAGCCCTAGCAAAATATGTTTTGGCTCTGGTAAAGAAAGACAAAAGTGAAAAAGAATTAAAGGCATTATGCATTGATCAACTTGATGTATTTCTTCAGAAAG agacGCAAATATTTGTGGAAAAACTTTTTGATGCTGTGAATACAAAGAGTTATCTACCTCCTCCAGAGCAGCCGTCATCAGGAAGCCTGAAGGTAGACTTTCTTCAGCACcaagaaaaagatataaaaaaagaagag ctgACAAAGGAGGAAGAGCGAGAGAAGAAGTTTTCCAGAAGGCTGAATCACAGTCCTCCCCAGTCAAGCTCCCGATACAGAGACAATAG aagcCGTGATGAGAGGAAAAAAGATGATCGTTCTCGAAAAAGAGATTATGATCGAAACCCTCCTCGAAGAGATTCATACAGAGACCGGTATAATAGAAGGCGAGGGAGAAGCCGCAGTTACAGCCGGAGTCGAAGTCGAAGCTGGAGTAAAGAGAGGCTTCGTGACAGGGATAGAGATCGAAGCAGGACAAGGAGCAGAAGCAGAACTCGAAGCAGGG AAAGGGACCTCGTGAAACCTAAATATGACCTGGATAGAACAGATCCATTAGAAAATAATTATACACCAGTCTCTTCAGTATCTAATATTTCATCTGGCCATTATCCAGTACCTACTTTGAGCAGCACCATTACTGTAATTGCTCCTACTCATCATGGTAATAACACTACCGAAAGTTGGTCTGAATTTCATGAAGACCAGGTAGATCACAACTCTTACGTAAGGCCACCAATGCCAAAGAAGCGCTGTAGAGATTATGATG AAAAGGGGTTTTGTATGAGAGGAGATATGTGTCCTTTTGATCATGGAAGTGACCCAGTAGTGGTAGAAGATGTGAATCTGCCTGGCATGCTGCCTTTCCCAGCACAGCCACCTGTAGTTGAAGGACCGCCTCCTCCTGGGCTGCCTCCGCCGCCTCCAATTCTCACACCCCCACCTGTGAATCTTAGACCTCCTGTGCCCCCTCCAGGTCCATTACCACCCAGTCTGCCACCTGTCACAG GAccacctcctccacttcctcctctgcaGCCATCTGGCATGGATGCACCACCCAACTCTGCGACCAGCTCTGTCCCTACTGTAGTGACAACTGGCATTCATCACCAGCCGCCTCCTGCTCCACCCTCTCTTTTTACTGCAG TTTTTGTGTTACCAGATACATATGATACAGATGGCTACAATCCTGAAGCCCCAAGCATAACAAACACTTCCAGGCCTATGTATAGACACAGAGTGCATGCACAAAGACCTAACTTGATAGGACTAACATCAGGGGACATGGATTTACCACCCAGAG AAAAGCCTCCTAATAAAAGCAGTATGAGAATAGTAGTGGATTCAGAGTCAAGGAAAAGAACCATTGGATCTGGGGAACCTGGAGTTTCTACAAAGAAGACGTGGTTTGATAA ACCAAATTTTAATAGGACAAACAGTCCAGGTTTTCAGAAGAAGGTTCAATTTGgaaatgaaaatactaaacttgaACTTAGGAAAGTTCCTCCAGAATTAAATAACATCAGCAAGCTCAATGAACATTTTAGTCGATTTGGAACATTGGTTAACTTACAG GTTGCCTATAATGGTGATCCTGAAGGTGCCCTTATCCAATTTGCAACATATgaggaagcaaagaaagcaaTCTCAAGTACAGAAGCAGTATTAAATAATCGCTTTATTAAGGTTTATTGGCATAGAGAAGGAGCTACTCAGCAGTTACAGACTACTTCACCAAAG gTAATACAACCATTAGTCCAGCAGCCCATTTTACCTGTTGTGAAGCAGTCAGTCAAAGAGCGATTGGGTCCTGTACCTTCAGGTACTATTGAACCGGCGGAAGCCCAGAGTGCTGCTTCAGACCTTCCCCAG aatgTAACTAAGTTATCTGTGAAGGACAGGTTGGGTTTTGTATCAAAGCCATCTGTTTCAGCAACTGAAAAG GTGTTGTCTACATCTACTGGCCTCACAAAAACGGTGTATAATCCAGCTGCTTTGAAGGCTGCACAAAAAACTCTCCTAGTTTCTGCCCCTGCAGTTGATAATAATGaagcacagaaaaagaaacag GAGGCACTGAAACTTCAGCAAGATGTAAGAAAAAGGAAGCAAGAAATTTTAGAAAAGCACATTGAAACACAGAAG ATGCTAATTTCAAaactagagaaaaacaaaacaatgaagtcTGAAGATAAAgcagaaataatgaaaacattagAGGTTTTGACAAAAAATATTACCAAGTTGAAAGATGAGGTCAAATCTACATCTCCTGGACGCTGTCTTCCAAAAAGCATAAAAACAAAGACTCAg ATGCAGAAAGAATTGCTTGACACAGAATTGGATTTATATAAGAAGATGCAGGCTGGAGAAGAAGTCACTGAACTTagaagaaaatatacagaattaCAGCTGGAA GCTGCTAAAAGAGGAATTCTTTCATCTGGCCGCGGTAGAGGAATCCATACACGAGGTCGAGGGGCAGCTCATGGCCGGGGCAGGGCCAGAGGTCGAGGACGAGGTGTGCCTGGACATGCTGTGGTGGATCACCGGCCCAGAGCATTGGAGATATCAGCGTTTACAGAGAGTGATAGAGAAGATCTTCTTCCTCACTTTGCG CAATATGGTGAAATTGAGGATTGTCAGATTGATGATGCTTCACTTCATGCGATAATTACATTCAAGACAAGAGCAGAAGCAGAAGCT